A portion of the Burkholderiales bacterium genome contains these proteins:
- a CDS encoding shikimate kinase, translating to MLHRGNLFLVGLMGAGKTTLGRQLARRLAKRFVDADHELEERLGVNIPTIFEIEGEASFRDREEALIAELAGLENIVLGTGGGAVLREASRRRLKEGGTVVYLHADPATLYERVRHSRHRPMLRAADPAARIAELYAQRDPLYRSIADHVVASDREVVMRFVRGWEAAGQPAAEDAR from the coding sequence CTGCTCCACCGCGGCAATCTCTTCCTCGTCGGGCTGATGGGCGCCGGCAAGACGACGCTCGGCCGCCAGCTCGCGCGGCGCCTCGCCAAGCGGTTCGTCGACGCCGATCACGAACTCGAGGAGCGTCTCGGCGTCAACATTCCCACGATCTTCGAGATCGAAGGCGAAGCTTCGTTCCGCGACCGCGAGGAGGCGCTGATCGCCGAACTCGCCGGGCTCGAGAACATCGTGCTCGGCACCGGAGGCGGCGCGGTGCTGCGCGAGGCGAGCCGGCGGCGGCTGAAGGAAGGGGGCACGGTCGTGTACCTGCACGCCGATCCCGCGACGCTCTACGAGCGCGTGCGGCACAGCCGCCACCGGCCGATGCTGCGGGCCGCCGATCCCGCCGCGCGCATCGCCGAACTCTACGCGCAGCGCGATCCGCTGTACCGTTCGATCGCCGACCACGTCGTGGCGTCCGACCGCGAGGTCGTGATGCGGTTCGTTCGCGGATGGGAGGCCGCCGGGCAGCCGGCGGCGGAGGACGCAAGGTGA
- the aroB gene encoding 3-dehydroquinate synthase gives MKELVVALGERSYPIRIGRGALSEVGQSIAARSTRAVVVSNATVAALHLATLRAGLERAGVASDVVLIPDGEAHKNWETLNDLLTRLLELRADRTTPLVALGGGVIGDLAGFAAAVYQRGVPFVQVPTTLLAQVDSSVGGKTAVNHRLGKNMIGAFHQPMAVAIDTACLATLPPREVVAGLAEVVKYGAIRDADFFAWLERAMPALNARDDDALVHAIFESCRIKAEIVAADERETGERALLNFGHTFGHAIETATGYGTWLHGEAVGAGMVLASRLSERVSGLPAGERGRVEALVAAAGLPTAAPKLGLERWLDLMGRDKKVEHGRMRFVVLEALGRAVVRADVAERDIAAVVG, from the coding sequence GTGAAGGAACTCGTGGTCGCGCTCGGCGAGCGGAGCTACCCGATCCGGATCGGGCGCGGCGCGCTTTCGGAGGTGGGGCAGTCGATCGCGGCGCGATCGACCCGAGCGGTCGTCGTGTCCAACGCCACGGTGGCCGCGCTTCACCTGGCCACGCTCCGCGCCGGCCTCGAACGGGCCGGCGTCGCGTCGGACGTCGTGCTGATTCCCGACGGCGAGGCGCACAAGAACTGGGAAACGCTCAACGACCTCCTGACGCGACTCCTCGAACTTCGGGCCGACCGGACGACGCCGCTCGTGGCGCTGGGCGGCGGCGTGATCGGCGACCTCGCGGGCTTCGCCGCCGCGGTCTACCAGCGCGGCGTTCCGTTCGTCCAGGTGCCGACGACACTGCTCGCGCAGGTCGACTCGTCGGTCGGCGGCAAGACGGCGGTCAACCACCGGCTCGGCAAGAACATGATCGGCGCGTTCCACCAGCCGATGGCGGTGGCGATCGACACGGCGTGCCTCGCGACGCTGCCGCCGCGCGAGGTCGTCGCGGGCCTGGCGGAGGTCGTCAAGTACGGCGCGATCCGCGACGCCGACTTCTTCGCCTGGCTCGAGCGCGCGATGCCCGCGCTCAACGCACGCGACGACGACGCGCTCGTCCACGCGATCTTCGAGAGTTGCCGCATCAAGGCGGAGATCGTCGCCGCGGACGAGCGCGAGACCGGCGAGCGCGCGCTCCTCAATTTCGGACACACCTTCGGACACGCGATCGAGACGGCGACCGGCTACGGAACCTGGCTCCACGGCGAGGCGGTCGGTGCCGGGATGGTGCTCGCGTCGCGGCTGTCGGAGCGCGTGAGCGGCCTTCCCGCGGGCGAACGCGGGCGCGTCGAGGCACTGGTCGCGGCCGCGGGCTTGCCCACCGCCGCGCCGAAGCTCGGACTCGAACGCTGGCTCGACCTCATGGGTCGCGACAAGAAAGTCGAGCACGGACGCATGCGCTTCGTCGTGCTCGAAGCGTTGGGCCGGGCGGTCGTCCGCGCGGACGTCGCCGAGCGCGACATCGCCGCCGTCGTCGGCTGA
- a CDS encoding glutamate synthase subunit alpha, translated as MDQASGQEHSTAPGAWPPVAQGLYDPVREHDACGLGFIAHIKGRKSHAIIRQGLKILENLSHRGATGADPLQGDGAGILIQLPDTFLRRACGKLGITLPAVGHYGVGMVFLPREPASRMACEQEIERAIAAEGQALLGWRDVPTDNEGLSERTKEVEPVIRQVFVGRGSRDMDADALERKLYVIRKRAGHAIQALALKHGREFYVPSFSTRTLVYKGMLLAHQVGSFYADLADETMVSALAMVHQRFSTNTFPTWDLAHPFRFVCHNGEINTLRGNFNWIRAREGAIASKVLRDDLPKLFPLIYEGQSDSASFDNALELLVMGGYPVAQAMMMMIPEAWAGNPLMDEDRRAFYEYHAALMEPWDGPAAMAFTNGRQIGATLDRNGLRPARFVVTDDDYIVMASEVGVLDIPEKKIVKKWRLQPGRMLLVDLEQGRIVDDDELKRSLATVKPYREWIERCRLSLEAMPEPAPAIESEVPLLDRQQAFGWTLEDLKVILAPMAQAGEEAIGSMGNDAALPVLSDRSKVFYQYFKQLFAQVTNPPIDPIREELVTSLVSFIGPRPNLLAVDYEPGVTEPPMRLEVEQPILTAENMEKLRHIELFSGGAFHADELDITYPSDWGANGMEAALASLAAHAVDAIRKGRNILILSDRTVGPDRLPIPALLATAAVHEHLVKMGLRTSAGLVVETGSAREVHHFALLAGYGAEAIHPYLALETLAAQPDAVGEPDGKAAQKKFIKAICKGLTKVMSKMGISTYQSYCGAQIFEAVGLRRAFVDKYFTGTASNVEGIGLFEVAEEAARTHAGAFGDDPLLADALDAGGEYQYRLRGEEHMWTPDSIAKLQHSVRGGSYATYKEYAALINDQGRAFKTLRGLFELKTGARPAVPLDEVEPAKEIVRRFATGAMSLGSISTEAHTTLAVAMNRIGGKSNTGEGGEDAMRYRAELRAGRSVVEDGDTVGKLIGRDRIERDIALAAGDSLRSKIKQVASGRFGVTAEYLASADQIQIKMAQGAKPGEGGQLPGHKVSEYIAMLRYSVPGVGLISPPPHHDIYSIEDLAQLIHDLKNANPRASISVKLVSEVGVGTVAAGVAKAKSDHVTIAGHDGGTGASPVSSIKHAGTPWELGLAETQQTLVLNRLRGRIVVQVDGQMKTGRDVVIGALLGADEFGFATAPLVASGCIMMRKCHLNTCPVGVATQDPVLRRRFAGQPEHVVNYFFFVAEEVRELMAQLGFRSFDEMIGKSDLIDLRKGIEHWKAKGLDFSRVFHQPPMPAAVARRQCESQEHGLERALDHKLIEAAKPALEARQPVRLAHRIRNANRSVGAMLSGEVARRHGHDGLPEDTIHVAFEGIAGQSFGAFLARGVAFELKGATNDYVGKGLSGGRIVVYPDPACPAKAEENIVVGNTVMYGAIEGEAYFRGVAGERFCVRNSGASAVVEGTGDHGCEYMTGGTVVVLGRTGRNFAAGMSGGIAYVHDPDGTFGDRCNLSMVALEPVLSEAEQARVERDLAAAGKAVVRHAGRSDDAILRELVEKHLRFTGSAVALAMLDGWEAARGRFVKVFPHEYRRALTEMAAKAAEKPAAPKARAVA; from the coding sequence GTGGACCAAGCATCCGGCCAGGAACATTCGACCGCGCCCGGCGCCTGGCCGCCGGTCGCCCAGGGGCTCTACGACCCCGTGCGCGAGCACGACGCCTGCGGGCTCGGCTTCATCGCGCACATCAAGGGACGCAAGAGCCACGCGATCATCAGGCAAGGCCTCAAGATCCTCGAGAACCTCTCGCATCGGGGCGCGACCGGCGCCGATCCGTTGCAGGGCGACGGCGCGGGCATCCTGATCCAGCTTCCCGACACGTTCCTGCGCCGCGCGTGCGGCAAGCTCGGCATCACGCTGCCCGCGGTCGGCCATTACGGCGTCGGCATGGTGTTCCTGCCGCGCGAACCGGCCTCGCGCATGGCCTGCGAGCAGGAGATCGAGCGCGCGATCGCGGCCGAAGGACAGGCGCTGCTCGGCTGGCGCGACGTCCCGACCGACAACGAAGGACTCTCGGAGCGCACGAAGGAAGTCGAGCCGGTGATCCGGCAGGTGTTCGTCGGTCGCGGCTCGCGCGACATGGACGCCGACGCGCTCGAGCGCAAGCTCTACGTGATTCGCAAGCGCGCCGGCCACGCGATCCAGGCGCTCGCGCTGAAGCACGGCCGGGAGTTCTACGTGCCGTCGTTCTCGACCCGCACGCTCGTCTACAAGGGGATGCTGCTCGCCCACCAGGTCGGGAGCTTCTACGCGGACCTCGCCGACGAGACGATGGTCTCGGCGCTCGCGATGGTTCACCAGCGGTTCTCGACCAACACGTTCCCGACCTGGGACCTCGCGCACCCGTTCCGCTTCGTCTGCCACAACGGCGAGATCAACACGCTGCGCGGCAACTTCAACTGGATCCGCGCGCGCGAGGGCGCGATCGCGTCGAAGGTGCTGCGCGACGACCTCCCGAAGCTGTTCCCGCTGATCTACGAGGGACAGTCGGACTCGGCGTCGTTCGACAACGCGCTGGAACTCCTCGTGATGGGCGGCTATCCGGTCGCGCAGGCGATGATGATGATGATTCCCGAGGCCTGGGCCGGGAATCCGCTGATGGACGAGGACCGGCGCGCGTTCTACGAGTACCACGCCGCGTTGATGGAACCGTGGGACGGCCCCGCCGCGATGGCGTTCACCAACGGGCGTCAGATCGGCGCGACGCTCGACCGCAACGGACTGCGGCCGGCTCGCTTCGTGGTCACCGACGACGACTACATCGTGATGGCCTCCGAGGTCGGCGTGCTCGACATTCCGGAGAAGAAGATCGTCAAGAAGTGGCGGCTGCAGCCGGGCCGGATGCTGCTCGTCGACCTGGAGCAGGGGCGCATCGTCGACGACGACGAGCTGAAGCGCTCGCTCGCCACGGTGAAGCCGTACCGCGAATGGATCGAGCGCTGCCGCCTGTCGCTCGAGGCGATGCCCGAGCCCGCGCCCGCGATCGAATCGGAAGTGCCGCTCCTCGACCGCCAGCAGGCGTTCGGCTGGACGCTCGAGGACCTCAAGGTGATCCTCGCTCCGATGGCGCAGGCCGGCGAGGAGGCGATCGGTTCGATGGGCAACGACGCGGCGTTGCCGGTGCTCTCCGACCGATCCAAGGTCTTCTACCAGTACTTCAAGCAGCTCTTCGCGCAGGTCACCAACCCGCCGATCGATCCGATCCGCGAGGAACTGGTGACGAGCCTCGTGTCGTTCATCGGTCCGCGGCCGAACCTGCTCGCGGTCGACTACGAGCCGGGCGTCACCGAGCCGCCGATGCGCCTCGAGGTCGAGCAGCCGATCCTCACCGCCGAGAACATGGAGAAGCTCCGCCACATCGAGCTCTTCTCCGGCGGCGCGTTCCACGCCGACGAGCTCGACATCACCTATCCGTCCGACTGGGGCGCGAACGGCATGGAGGCCGCGCTCGCGAGCCTCGCCGCGCACGCAGTCGACGCGATCCGCAAGGGCCGCAACATCCTGATCCTGTCCGACCGCACGGTCGGTCCGGACCGCCTGCCGATTCCCGCGCTGCTCGCGACCGCGGCGGTGCACGAGCACCTGGTGAAGATGGGGTTGCGCACGTCCGCGGGACTCGTCGTCGAAACCGGCTCGGCGCGCGAGGTGCACCACTTCGCTCTGCTCGCGGGCTACGGCGCGGAGGCGATCCATCCCTACCTCGCGCTCGAGACGCTCGCCGCGCAGCCGGATGCGGTCGGGGAGCCGGACGGCAAGGCGGCGCAGAAGAAGTTCATCAAGGCGATCTGCAAGGGGCTCACCAAGGTGATGTCCAAGATGGGCATCTCGACCTACCAGAGCTACTGCGGCGCGCAGATCTTCGAGGCGGTGGGACTGCGGCGCGCGTTCGTCGACAAGTACTTCACCGGCACCGCGAGCAACGTCGAGGGCATCGGGCTCTTCGAGGTCGCCGAGGAGGCCGCGCGAACGCACGCGGGCGCGTTCGGCGACGATCCGCTGCTCGCGGACGCGCTCGACGCCGGGGGCGAGTACCAGTATCGCCTGCGCGGCGAAGAGCACATGTGGACGCCGGATTCGATCGCGAAGCTCCAGCATTCGGTGCGCGGCGGCAGCTACGCGACCTACAAGGAGTACGCCGCGCTCATCAACGACCAGGGCCGCGCGTTCAAGACGCTGCGCGGGCTGTTCGAGCTCAAGACCGGCGCGCGTCCCGCGGTGCCGCTCGACGAGGTCGAGCCGGCGAAGGAGATCGTCCGGCGCTTCGCCACCGGCGCGATGAGCCTCGGGTCGATCTCGACCGAGGCGCACACGACGCTCGCCGTCGCGATGAACCGCATCGGCGGCAAGTCGAACACCGGCGAAGGCGGCGAGGATGCGATGCGCTACCGCGCCGAACTGCGCGCGGGACGCAGCGTCGTCGAGGACGGCGACACCGTCGGCAAGCTGATCGGTCGCGACCGGATCGAGCGCGACATCGCGCTCGCGGCCGGCGACAGCCTGCGCTCGAAGATCAAGCAGGTGGCGTCCGGGCGCTTCGGCGTCACCGCCGAGTACCTCGCGTCCGCCGACCAGATCCAGATCAAGATGGCGCAGGGCGCGAAGCCCGGCGAGGGCGGCCAGCTCCCCGGGCACAAGGTCTCCGAGTACATCGCGATGCTTCGCTACTCGGTGCCCGGCGTCGGACTGATCTCGCCGCCGCCGCACCACGACATCTACTCGATCGAGGACCTGGCGCAGCTGATCCACGACCTCAAGAACGCGAACCCGCGCGCGTCGATCTCGGTGAAGCTCGTCTCCGAGGTCGGCGTCGGCACGGTCGCCGCGGGCGTGGCGAAGGCGAAGTCCGACCACGTGACGATCGCCGGCCACGACGGCGGCACCGGCGCCTCGCCGGTGTCGTCGATCAAGCACGCCGGGACGCCGTGGGAGCTGGGGCTCGCGGAGACCCAGCAGACGCTGGTGCTGAACCGCCTGCGCGGGCGCATCGTCGTGCAGGTCGACGGCCAGATGAAGACCGGCCGCGACGTGGTGATCGGCGCGCTGCTCGGCGCCGACGAGTTCGGCTTCGCCACCGCGCCGCTCGTCGCGTCGGGCTGCATCATGATGCGCAAGTGCCACCTCAACACCTGTCCGGTGGGCGTGGCCACGCAGGATCCGGTGCTCCGTCGCCGGTTCGCCGGCCAGCCGGAGCACGTCGTCAACTATTTCTTCTTCGTCGCCGAGGAAGTGCGCGAACTGATGGCGCAGCTCGGCTTTCGCAGCTTCGACGAGATGATCGGCAAGAGCGACCTCATCGACCTGAGGAAGGGCATCGAGCACTGGAAAGCGAAAGGGCTCGATTTCTCGCGCGTGTTCCATCAGCCGCCGATGCCCGCCGCGGTCGCCCGCCGCCAGTGCGAGTCGCAGGAGCACGGGCTCGAGCGCGCGCTCGACCACAAGCTCATCGAGGCCGCGAAGCCCGCGCTCGAAGCGCGCCAGCCGGTGCGCCTCGCGCACCGGATCCGCAACGCGAACCGCTCGGTCGGCGCGATGCTGTCGGGCGAAGTCGCGCGCCGCCACGGCCACGACGGGCTGCCCGAAGACACGATCCACGTGGCGTTCGAAGGCATCGCCGGACAGAGCTTCGGGGCGTTCCTCGCGCGCGGCGTCGCGTTCGAACTGAAGGGCGCGACCAACGACTACGTCGGCAAGGGCCTGTCGGGCGGGCGCATCGTCGTCTACCCCGATCCGGCGTGCCCGGCGAAGGCGGAGGAGAACATCGTCGTCGGCAACACGGTGATGTACGGCGCGATCGAAGGCGAGGCGTACTTCCGCGGTGTCGCGGGCGAACGCTTCTGCGTCCGGAATTCCGGTGCCTCCGCGGTCGTCGAGGGCACCGGCGACCACGGCTGCGAATACATGACCGGCGGCACCGTGGTCGTGCTCGGCCGCACCGGACGGAACTTCGCGGCCGGGATGAGCGGCGGGATCGCCTACGTCCACGACCCCGACGGCACGTTCGGCGACCGCTGCAACCTGTCGATGGTCGCGCTCGAACCGGTGTTGTCGGAGGCTGAGCAGGCGCGCGTGGAGCGCGATCTCGCCGCGGCGGGCAAGGCGGTCGTCCGGCACGCCGGACGCTCCGACGACGCGATCCTGCGCGAACTCGTCGAGAAGCACCTGCGCTTCACCGGCTCGGCCGTGGCGCTCGCGATGCTCGACGGATGGGAGGCTGCGCGCGGCCGCTTCGTCAAGGTCTTCCCGCACGAGTACCGCCGTGCGCTCACCGAGATGGCCGCGAAGGCGGCCGAGAAGCCGGCGGCGCCGAAGGCGCGCGCGGTGGCATAG
- a CDS encoding type IV pilus secretin PilQ: protein MAVGLAAIGALALAAPAWSQGNSLEQVTVSKGSSGRTIVRFQLKHPPANPPAGFAIASPPRIALDFLETTNGLGITQKQVDDAGLRSMNVIQAGARTRVVFNLNRPQTYETNIEGNAVLVTLIDQSDRLDASAQEVQRFAEARPGDVQHALRDVDFRRGRNGEGRIVVDLSDPATGIDIRQQGRQLIVDFMKTSVPRNLERRLDVADFATPVVSVETFAQGPNARMVIEPKGLWEHSAYQTDNRFIVEIKPIQEDPNRLTQGTRGGYKGEKVSFNFQSIDVRSVLQVIADFTGLNIITSDTVQGSLTLRLKDIPWDQALDIILQTKGLDMRKNGNVVLIAPREELALKEKQQFESQAQISDLEPLQVESFQLNYMKASDFANMLSTNRQQQFGLGAGQTPTTGGQGSILSRRGVAFVDPRSNVLFVQDTPAKLEEVRKMIRQLDIPVRQVLIEARIVIASDKFSRQLGVRFGQQTGFTFNRGRYSVGSTGSLNTQPVVRTEGDRIVRDTRTPTPFEIASPTVAPYGYPGYSDPQALNINLPVLNAAGSLAMTLINLGSGNLINLELTALEAENRGKVVSSPRVITADNQKARIEQGTEIPYVTPGSANNPATVQFKKAVLLLDVTPQITPDNRIIMTVEVRKDSVGQFVQLGGGFQVPSIDTKNVLTQIAVNNGDTAVIGGIYEETIRNDVDKVPYLGDIPLFGYLFKQTGRSSDKTELLIFLTPRIVKETVNAVK, encoded by the coding sequence ATGGCGGTCGGGCTCGCCGCGATCGGCGCACTCGCGCTCGCCGCGCCCGCATGGTCGCAGGGCAACAGCCTCGAGCAGGTCACGGTCTCGAAGGGGAGTTCCGGCCGCACGATCGTCCGCTTCCAGCTCAAGCATCCGCCGGCGAACCCGCCGGCCGGGTTCGCGATCGCGAGCCCGCCGCGCATCGCGCTCGATTTCCTCGAGACGACGAACGGCCTCGGCATCACGCAGAAGCAGGTCGACGACGCCGGGCTGCGCAGCATGAACGTGATCCAGGCCGGTGCGCGCACGCGCGTCGTGTTCAACCTGAACCGCCCGCAGACCTACGAGACCAACATCGAGGGCAACGCGGTGCTGGTCACGCTGATCGACCAGAGCGACCGGCTCGACGCCTCCGCCCAGGAAGTCCAGCGCTTCGCCGAGGCCCGACCGGGCGACGTGCAGCACGCGCTGCGCGACGTCGACTTCCGCCGCGGCCGCAACGGCGAGGGCCGCATCGTCGTCGACCTGTCCGATCCGGCGACCGGGATCGACATTCGCCAGCAGGGCCGCCAGCTCATCGTCGACTTCATGAAGACCTCGGTGCCGCGCAACCTCGAGCGCCGGCTCGACGTCGCGGACTTCGCGACACCGGTGGTCTCGGTCGAGACGTTCGCGCAGGGGCCGAACGCGAGGATGGTCATCGAGCCGAAGGGCCTGTGGGAGCACTCGGCCTACCAGACCGACAACCGGTTCATCGTCGAGATCAAGCCGATCCAGGAGGACCCGAACCGCCTGACCCAGGGCACGCGCGGCGGCTACAAGGGCGAGAAGGTCTCGTTCAACTTCCAGAGCATCGACGTGCGCTCGGTGCTGCAGGTGATCGCGGACTTCACCGGCCTCAACATCATCACCAGCGACACGGTGCAGGGCTCGCTCACGCTGCGCCTGAAGGACATCCCCTGGGACCAGGCGCTCGACATCATCCTGCAGACCAAGGGGCTCGACATGCGCAAGAACGGCAATGTCGTGCTCATCGCGCCGCGCGAGGAACTCGCGCTCAAGGAGAAGCAGCAGTTCGAGTCGCAGGCGCAGATCAGCGATCTCGAGCCGCTGCAGGTCGAGTCGTTCCAGTTGAACTACATGAAGGCGTCGGACTTCGCCAACATGCTGTCGACGAACCGCCAGCAGCAGTTCGGGCTGGGCGCCGGCCAGACGCCGACGACCGGCGGGCAGGGCTCGATCCTGTCGCGGCGCGGCGTCGCGTTCGTCGACCCGCGGTCCAACGTGCTCTTCGTGCAGGACACGCCGGCGAAGCTCGAGGAGGTCCGCAAGATGATCCGCCAGCTGGACATCCCGGTCCGGCAGGTGCTGATCGAGGCGCGGATCGTGATCGCGAGCGACAAGTTCAGCCGCCAGTTGGGCGTGCGCTTCGGGCAGCAGACCGGGTTCACGTTCAACCGCGGCCGCTACTCGGTCGGCTCGACCGGATCGCTCAACACGCAGCCGGTGGTCCGCACGGAGGGCGACCGCATCGTGCGCGACACGCGTACGCCGACGCCGTTCGAGATCGCGTCGCCCACGGTCGCGCCCTACGGCTACCCGGGCTACTCGGATCCGCAGGCGCTCAACATCAACCTGCCGGTGCTGAACGCCGCCGGCTCGCTCGCGATGACGCTGATCAACCTCGGCAGCGGCAACCTCATCAACCTCGAGCTGACGGCGCTCGAGGCCGAGAACCGCGGCAAGGTGGTGTCGAGCCCGCGCGTGATCACCGCGGACAACCAGAAGGCCCGCATCGAACAGGGCACCGAGATCCCCTACGTCACGCCGGGCTCGGCCAACAATCCGGCGACCGTGCAGTTCAAGAAGGCGGTGCTGCTGCTCGACGTGACGCCGCAGATCACGCCGGACAACCGGATCATCATGACGGTCGAGGTGCGCAAGGATTCGGTCGGCCAGTTCGTGCAGCTCGGCGGCGGCTTCCAGGTGCCCTCGATCGACACGAAGAACGTGCTCACGCAGATCGCGGTCAACAACGGCGACACCGCGGTCATCGGCGGGATCTACGAGGAGACGATCCGCAACGACGTCGACAAGGTGCCCTACCTCGGCGACATCCCGCTCTTCGGCTACCTGTTCAAGCAGACCGGCCGGTCGAGCGACAAGACCGAACTGCTGATCTTCCTCACGCCGCGGATCGTCAAGGAGACGGTGAACGCGGTGAAGTAA
- a CDS encoding type 4a pilus biogenesis protein PilO, with translation MNFDELRRLSLRDVGNWPLLPKLLVLGLVFVAIIAAGALLDWKDQWDTLDQAQVEEGKLREQYAQKKVKAINFEAYRAQLSEVEQSFGALVKQLPNRSEIDALLTDINQAGLGRGLVFELFKPAAQEKMADFYAELPIAIRITGNYHDMGAFASDVAQLPRIVTLNDVTIANDKGTLRMDAVAKTFRYLDDEEVQRQRALAKQAKDKARKK, from the coding sequence ATGAACTTCGACGAACTGCGCCGGCTGTCGCTGCGCGACGTCGGCAACTGGCCGCTCCTGCCGAAGCTGCTGGTGCTCGGACTGGTGTTCGTCGCGATCATCGCGGCGGGCGCGCTCCTCGACTGGAAGGACCAGTGGGACACGCTGGACCAGGCGCAGGTCGAGGAGGGGAAGCTGCGCGAGCAATACGCGCAGAAGAAGGTGAAGGCGATCAATTTCGAAGCCTACCGCGCCCAGCTCTCCGAGGTCGAGCAATCGTTCGGCGCGTTGGTGAAGCAGCTCCCCAACCGCTCCGAGATCGACGCGCTCCTGACCGACATCAACCAGGCGGGTCTCGGGCGGGGCCTCGTGTTCGAGCTCTTCAAGCCCGCGGCGCAGGAGAAGATGGCCGACTTCTACGCCGAACTGCCGATCGCGATCCGCATCACCGGCAACTACCATGACATGGGGGCGTTCGCGAGCGACGTCGCGCAACTGCCGCGCATCGTGACGCTGAACGACGTGACGATCGCGAACGACAAGGGCACGCTGCGGATGGACGCGGTGGCGAAGACCTTCCGCTACCTCGACGACGAGGAGGTCCAGCGGCAGCGCGCGCTCGCGAAGCAGGCGAAGGACAAGGCGAGGAAGAAATGA
- a CDS encoding pilus assembly protein PilP codes for MSARLATAIVLAALGAAACGGESHQDLRQWMNDQGKGAQGKLEPLPQILPYEPFAYNAFDLPDPFKPRKIEPAKGNSKLAPDLARRREPLESFPLESLSMVGTLAKDKTMYALVRTPEKDIYQVRSGNFMGQNFGVVTGITDTEIKLKELVQDGAGDWTERSSALQLQQPDARAQGGRR; via the coding sequence ATGAGCGCACGGCTCGCGACCGCCATCGTTCTCGCCGCGCTGGGCGCAGCCGCGTGCGGCGGCGAGAGCCACCAGGACCTGCGCCAGTGGATGAACGATCAGGGCAAGGGCGCGCAGGGCAAGCTCGAGCCGCTGCCGCAGATCCTTCCCTACGAGCCGTTCGCCTACAACGCGTTCGACCTGCCCGACCCGTTCAAGCCGCGCAAGATCGAGCCGGCGAAGGGCAACAGCAAGCTCGCGCCCGATCTCGCGCGGCGCCGCGAGCCGCTCGAGAGCTTCCCGCTGGAGTCGCTGTCGATGGTCGGCACGCTCGCGAAGGACAAGACGATGTACGCGCTCGTTCGCACGCCGGAGAAGGACATCTACCAGGTGCGTTCGGGCAACTTCATGGGGCAGAACTTCGGCGTCGTCACCGGCATCACCGACACCGAGATCAAGTTGAAGGAACTCGTGCAGGACGGCGCGGGCGACTGGACCGAACGGTCGTCGGCGCTCCAGCTGCAGCAGCCCGACGCGCGGGCACAAGGGGGAAGACGATGA
- a CDS encoding PilN domain-containing protein: MANAVRINLLPHREEKRQARQRQFVSFGVLLAILALAVVGLVHMVFTAKIDEQNDRNRLLKTEIAKLDEQIKEIDKLRDQIQQVLARKQVVENLQANRNEAVHLIDQVVRQLPDGIYLRSIHQTGERVQMIGYAQSNARVSTLMRNIEASPWLASPELVEIKLVTLPGAARGAAPQQVNEFTLNFQVKRVQPTRPPAPPAGAPVPAKSASAQGGLG; the protein is encoded by the coding sequence ATGGCGAACGCCGTCCGGATCAACCTGCTCCCGCACCGCGAGGAGAAGCGGCAGGCACGCCAGCGCCAGTTCGTGTCGTTCGGCGTGCTGCTCGCGATCCTGGCGCTCGCCGTCGTCGGACTCGTCCACATGGTGTTCACCGCGAAGATCGACGAGCAGAACGACCGCAACCGGCTCCTCAAGACCGAGATCGCGAAGCTCGACGAGCAGATCAAGGAGATCGACAAGCTGCGCGACCAGATCCAGCAGGTGCTCGCCCGCAAGCAGGTGGTCGAGAACCTGCAGGCGAACCGCAACGAGGCGGTCCACCTGATCGACCAGGTGGTGCGCCAGTTGCCCGACGGGATCTACCTCAGGTCGATCCACCAGACCGGCGAGCGGGTCCAGATGATCGGCTACGCGCAGTCCAATGCCCGGGTCTCGACGCTGATGCGCAACATCGAGGCTTCCCCCTGGCTCGCGTCGCCGGAACTGGTCGAGATCAAGCTCGTGACGCTGCCGGGCGCCGCGCGCGGCGCGGCACCGCAGCAGGTCAACGAGTTCACGCTCAATTTCCAGGTCAAGCGCGTGCAACCGACGAGGCCGCCGGCCCCGCCGGCGGGCGCACCGGTCCCGGCGAAGTCGGCCTCGGCGCAGGGAGGCCTCGGATGA